Proteins encoded by one window of Aspergillus chevalieri M1 DNA, chromosome 6, nearly complete sequence:
- the CKS1 gene encoding cyclin-dependent protein kinase regulatory subunit CKS1 (COG:D;~EggNog:ENOG410PNWC;~InterPro:IPR036858,IPR000789;~PFAM:PF01111;~go_function: GO:0016538 - cyclin-dependent protein serine/threonine kinase regulator activity [Evidence IEA]), whose translation MDIDMSRRNRKPRLLEEEEMDRLREYVDSIHYSARYSDDQYEYRHVQLPKDMLKKIPADYFDSAKGTLKLLWEQEWRSLGITQSLGWEHYEVHEPEPHILLFKRPLNYQPPVSQ comes from the exons ATGGATATCGATATGAGCAGGAGGAATAGAAAGCCTCGCCTTTtagaagaggaggagatggACAGGCTTAGAGAGTACGTCGACTCCATACACTATTCGGCAAG ATATTCCGACGATCAATATGAATATCGCCACGTCCAACTTCCAAAAGATATGCTCAAGAAAATTCCGGCCGATTATTTCGATAGTGCAAAAGGCACATTGAAACTGCTTTGGGAACAAGAGTGGCGTTCACTTGGTATTACCCAG AGCTTGGGATGGGAACATTATGAGGTGCATGAACCAGAGCCACACATTCTTTTGTTCAA GCGCCCTCTTAACTATCAGCCTCCAGTGTCTCAGTGA
- a CDS encoding DsbA family protein (COG:S;~EggNog:ENOG410PN9U;~InterPro:IPR036249,IPR012336;~PFAM:PF13462): protein MAIPPKFVGQKLSTATTQQQQHTLELYLDYVCPFSAKLFNTFYASVRPMIAQKYATKLQVIFRQQVQPWHPSSTLVHEAAAAVLRIAPEKFWQFSADLFKYQEEFFDVNVVNETRNMTYERLAKIAGGVGVNERKVLELLTIKEEAESGQLNVGNEVTNDIKLMVRLNRVVGVHVTPTVYFNGLEEPGISSSFDATQWEQWLTKNVT from the exons ATGGCTATACCTCCCAAATTCGTTGGCCAGAAGTTGTCAACTGCTACTacccagcaacaacagcacaCACTTGAATTAT ATCTCGATTACGTGTGTCCG TTCTCGGCAAAACTGTTCAACACATTCTACGCTTCAGTCAGACCTATGATTGCTCAAAAGTATGCAACGAAGCTTCAGGTTATTTTCCGCCAACAAGTACAGCCTTGGCATCCATCGTCAACTTTGGTACATGAAGCAGCGGCTGCTGTTCTAAGGATAGCCCCGGAGAAATTCTGGCAATTCAGCGCCGACTTGTTCAAGTACCAAGAAGAGTTCTTTGATGTGAATGTTGTCAATGAAACACGTAACATGACCTATGAGCGGTTGGCAAAGATTGCCGGAGGTGTTGGCGTAAATGAGCGCAAGGTCCTCGAGTTGTTGACTATCAAAGAGGAAGCCGAGAGTGGACAATTGAACGTCGGCAACGAGGTGACAAATGACATTAAGTTGATGGTCAGG TTAAATCGTGTTGTAGGTGTACATGTGACGCCTACAGTATACTTCAAC GGACTCGAGGAGCCGGGGATTAGCAGCAGTTTTGACGCTACCCAATGGGAACAATGGTTGACCAAGAATGTGACATGA
- a CDS encoding uncharacterized protein (COG:S;~EggNog:ENOG410PQ43;~TransMembrane:1 (i43-65o)), which translates to MIRISQFLRNSQLSFRISPPLARNSRHPNVRYVKFQRPWIRKLFTAFLLYGTAFHLWSSFVLLQFDAAPEDDDSSRRPSMSEKYARANRNESDIDTTGEMEDFDEDPIHIPLSWPRRHEGKFYAASDPEWQEFVKFARDHKKIRSLKDELATIVLNNASRSSLLSHVLGQPLNITGFWLLHHFPSRAPPEYDRLCLEINDTGVYLVTKRMSSEDGDKLQRFMRPVSVALAIKDAYMVFFRRQLLRLQDRSSDREHTASTSDLSSSKHAFSRDTGDLDGLNHIAQSESQLPLPDSHQEKLPRDNEYGNLHPSSIISSVQRLPLPKFGPGSDFYLALLAFKWRLTESWARASHTPRRGTFYITGPVGLKGPRGFCRVEVRGEYDPAASSWTAVKIQLKDLNVFKQKPLGGP; encoded by the exons ATGATTCGAATTAGCCAGTTTCTCCGGAATTCACAGTTATCTTTCCGCATCAGCCCGCCATTAGCTCGGAATTCAAGGCATCCTAATGTCCGCTATGTAAAATTTCAGAGACCATGGATCAG AAAACTTTTCACTGCCTTTTTACTCTATGGGACTGCTTTTCATTTATGGAGCTCATTTGTTCTACTGCAATTTGATGCTGCACCCGAGGATGACGATTCGTCTCGGCGACCTAGTATGAGCGAGAAATACGCACGTGCAAACAGAAATGAGAGCGATATAGATACCACAGGTGAAATGGAGGACTTCGATGAGGATCCTATACATATCCCATTGAGTTGGCCGCGCAGGCATGAGGGCAAATTCTATGCCGCATCCGACCCAGAATGGCAGGAGTTCGTCAAATTTGCCAGAGACCATAAAAAAATACGGTCATTGAAAG ATGAACTGGCAACGATTGTTTTGAATAATGCCTCTCGATCAAGCCTGCTTTCCCACGTATTAGGACAACCCCTCAACATAACAGGGTTCTGGTTACTGCACCATTTTCCATCACGTGCACCACCTGAGTATGATCGACTATG TCTGGAGATCAACGATACTGGTGTATACCTGGTGACGAAACGGATGTCTAGCGAGGATGGCGACAAGCTCCAGAGATTCATGCGACCTGTCTCTGTGGCCCTCGCAATCAAAGATGCTTATATGGTTTTCTTTAGAAGGCAGCTCCTTCGTTTGCAGGATAGAAGTTCGGACCGAGAACATACCGCGAGCACATCGGATCTTTCGTCCTCCAAGCATGCATTCTCACGAGATACAGGGGATTTGGATGGGTTAAATCACATCGCTCAATCTGAATCTCAGCTGCCACTTCCTGACAGTCATCAAGAAAAATTACCGCGTGATAATGAATATGGTAACcttcatccatcatcaatcATCTCCTCTGTACAGCGATTGCCACTGCCTAAGTTTGGACCTGGGTCCGATTTCTATCTTGCCTTGTTGGCTTTTAAATGGCGATTGACCGAAAGTTGGGCTCGAGCGTCCCACACACCGCGCCGTGGCACGTTTTATATTACTGGACCTGTGGGACTAAAAGGCCCAAGAGGATTTTGCAGGGTTGAAGTAAGAGGTGAATACGATCCGGCCGCGTCAAGTTGGACTGCCGTGAAAATTCAATTAAAGGATCTGAATGTTTTCAAGCAAAAACCACTTGGTGGCCCATGA
- a CDS encoding DUF3844 domain-containing protein (COG:S;~EggNog:ENOG410PRUA;~InterPro:IPR024382;~PFAM:PF12955;~SECRETED:SignalP(1-20);~TransMembrane:1 (n6-16c20/21o352-374i)), whose protein sequence is MLWIRSILPQWLIVAFGANAFDMSVFNPKLPVLEDPKMAVQRLLELRIATPDMSTLGRIDQETVEFLNHFGGTPSPLFGVSLTPENGKTTIILEGIAPEVGSSVKAEYTDINVIPHSSSIETSLESLLKMKTSDSAEPKERYCSFYGNKGIELYKALKCLLDTQVSQDILEGLEKGLLEHADMLESWVDTTRSETLLRLVLKPANITSDSVDVTDSLKSLFRHISTVSSEVTALLLSRPTKPTESNENLQTRSLANKVSSAKLVNSRFEQQDPIPAALSPICYASESSCSESTNNCSGHGHCYRKSGSGETTANDCYACKCQATTVRKQDGTVQKVQWGGAACQKRDISSPFFLIAGVTVIGVLAISTAIGLLFQVGQAELPSVISAGVSGTKIQK, encoded by the exons ATGCTGTGGATCCGCAGTATTCTGCCCCAATGGCTGATAGTCGCATTTGGGGCTAATGCCTTCGATATGTCCGTATTCAATCCAAAACTCCCTGTCTTGGAGGACCCAAAAATGGCCGTGCAACGTCTTTTGGAACTCCGGATAGCAACTCCTGATATGTCGACGCTTGGGAGAATCGACCAGGAGACCGTGGAATTCTTGAATCACTTTGGAGGCACGCCATCGCCGTTATTTGGGGTCTCTCTTACACCAGAAAACGGGAAAACTACCATTATCCTGGAGGGAATAGCGCCTGAAGTTG GGTCGTCAGTCAAAGCAGAATACACTGACATCAATGTGATTCCACATTCTTCCTCGATCGAAACCTCCCTGGAATCACTTTTGAAAATGAAAACCAGCGATTCTGCTGAGCCTAAGGAAAGGTATTGTAGTTTCTATGGCAACAAGGGAATCGAGCTGTACAAGGCTTTGAAG TGCCTCTTAGATACTCAAGTTTCGCAAGATATTCTTGAGGGTCTCGAGAAGGGGTTGCTCGAGCATGCTGATATGCTTGAATCTTGGGTTGACACCACACGGTCTGAGACACTTCTGAGACTCGTGCTCAAG CCTGCGAATATAACCTCGGATTCTGTTGACGTAACGGATTCCCTAAAATCGCTATTTCGACATATATCTACCGTGTCCTCAGAGGTAACAGCGTTGCTTTTATCCAGGCCCACGAAGCCCACTGAGTCGAATGAAAACCTGCAAACCCGAAGTCTTGCCAATAAAGTGAGCTCCGCCAAGCTAGTCAATTCGAGATTTGAGCAGCAGGATCCAATCCCCGCGGCTCTATCACCCATTTGCTACGCTTCAGAATCCTCTTGTTCCGAGTCAACCAATAACTGTTCAGGGCATGGACATTGTTACAGGAAGTCTGGCTCGGGCGAAACAACTGCTAACGACTGTTATGCATGCAAGTGTCAGGCAACTACCGTTAGGAAACAGGATGGCACTGTACAAAAAGTACAATGGGGAGGAGCGGCATGCCAGAAAAGAGACATCAGTTCTCCTTTCTTCTTGATTGCAGGTGTTACAGTTATAGGGGTTCTGGCTATAAGTACAGCGATTGGTTTGCTATTTCAAGTCGGACAAGCCGAACTGCCTAGTGTCATAAGTGCTGGTGTTAGCGGCACAAAAATTCAGAAATAA
- a CDS encoding E3 ubiquitin-protein ligase RNF103 (COG:O;~EggNog:ENOG410PG37;~InterPro:IPR001841,IPR013083;~PFAM:PF17123,PF13923,PF00097,PF13639;~TransMembrane:1 (o31-56i)) has protein sequence MSATTTAATSVATNAGNIGDHHNTSPSSSPLLFFVALGFGVVFTNLWIIVGVKYCFRYNQRNRQLRNEETGEPIDLVTMPRTHRRRREKKLMTMDEVNERFPLIKYKAWRASREIDGLPANGGIQAPNSRSQSLKGNNNDFVITVGVSPGMSPIDNQQQINAPASYSPTSFQHTETLVTQSEEKTSGDLGLSGVSPNTTSDADARDARQSLDKPVQRVHALEDDENSDGHIRTALPARLLPSPGDSCAICLDAIEDDDDIRGLTCGHAFHASCVDPWLTGRRACCPLCKADYYTPKPRSDAVEVSNVERPRRRPTTRTLNQPHAVFVGGRVNPFRSVMASPGQLLQTALPENSPNLTSPAEQNPWRVSTGQSASTNNLPDRSDESHRNRNWWSRLLPSHLRGFSFASLRVSGQHDNYRGYEYPTATQNRTPRQLEAGPTT, from the exons ATGTCCGCAACGACAACTGCTGCTACGAGTGTCGCTACAAATGCTGGTAATATCGGGGACCATCATAATACAAGCCCTTCAAGTTCGCCTTTACTATTTTTTGTCGCCCTTGGATTTGGTGTCGTATTCACCAACCTATG GATTATTGTTGGAGTCAAATACTGCTTTCGATATAATCAGCGAAACCGCCAATTACGCAACGAAGAAACGGGCGAGCCTATAGACTTGGTGACTATGCCCCGAACACACAGAAGaaggagggagaagaaatTGATGACCATGGATGAAGTTAATGAGCGATTTCCACTTATCAAATATAAAGCGTGGAGAGCATCACGTGAAATCGACGGCCTTCCAGCAAATGGCGGGATACAGGCACCGAATAGCAGGTCGCAGAGCTTAAAAGGAAATAATAATGACTTCGTTATCACTGTTGGAGTCTCGCCCGGCATGTCTCCAATAGATAACCAGCAGCAAATAAATGCACCTGCATCGTATTCGCCAACTTCTTTTCAGCATACCGAGACCCTGGTTACGCAATCAGAAGAGAAGACTTCCGGGGATTTAGGACTTTCTGGGGTTTCTCCTAATACCACCTCTGATGCTGACGCTCGGGACGCAAGGCAGTCGCTCGATAAACCTGTACAGCGCGTCCACGCTTTAGAAGACGATGAAAATAGCGATGGCCATATCCGCACCGCACTGCCCGCTCGGCTGTTGCCAAGCCCCGGTGACTCGTGTGCAATTTGCCTTGATGCgattgaggatgatgatgacataCGTGGTCTTACATGCGGCCATGCATTTCATGCTTCTTGCGTTGATCCTTGGTTGACAGGTAGGAGGGCATGCTGCCCTCTTTGCAAAGCGGACTATTATACACCGAAACCTCGCTCTGACGCTGTGGAGGTATCGAATGTGGAACGTCCAAGGCGTCGTCCTACGACTCGGACGCTGAACCAGCCCCATGCAGTGTTCGTTGGCGGGCGAGTGAATCCGTTTCGGTCGGTCATGGCTTCTCCGGGACAGCTACTGCAGACAGCACTGCCTGAAAACAGTCCTAATTTGACATCACCAGCGGAGCAAAACCCATGGCGCGTGTCAACCGGCCAATCTGCATCTACCAATAATCTGCCAGACAGGTCGGACGAGTCGCATAGAAATCGGAATTGGTGGTCAAGGCTACTTCCTTCCCATCTACGAGGCTTTTCCTTTGCCTCGTTACGTGTGTCTGGTCAGCACGATAACTATAGGGGGTATGAATACCCAACCGCAACTCAAAATCGAACACCCCGCCAGCTTGAAGCCGGACCTACCACTTGA
- the ALA1 gene encoding alanine--tRNA ligase (BUSCO:EOG09260HPO;~COG:J;~EggNog:ENOG410PHII;~InterPro:IPR023033,IPR003156,IPR018162,IPR018163, IPR018164,IPR018165,IPR002318,IPR012947,IPR009000;~PFAM:PF07973,PF01411,PF02272;~go_component: GO:0005737 - cytoplasm [Evidence IEA];~go_function: GO:0000166 - nucleotide binding [Evidence IEA];~go_function: GO:0003676 - nucleic acid binding [Evidence IEA];~go_function: GO:0004812 - aminoacyl-tRNA ligase activity [Evidence IEA];~go_function: GO:0004813 - alanine-tRNA ligase activity [Evidence IEA];~go_function: GO:0005524 - ATP binding [Evidence IEA];~go_process: GO:0006419 - alanyl-tRNA aminoacylation [Evidence IEA];~go_process: GO:0043039 - tRNA aminoacylation [Evidence IEA]) encodes MSSDSNSPKWTSQKVRNTFLDYFKENGHTFVPSSPVAPLSDPTLLFTNAGMNQFKSIFLGTVDPHSDFANLKSAVNSQKCIRAGGKHNDLDDVGKDSYHHTFFEMLGNWSFGDYFKKEAIRYTWELLIKVYGLDPDRLYVTYFEGNEAGGLDPDLETKELWRSVGVRDDHILPGNMKDNFWEMGDQGPCGPCSEVHYDRVGGRNAAYLVNQDDPDVLEIWNNVFIQYNREPDRSLRPLPNKHVDTGMGFERLVSVLQDKPSNYDTDVFSPLFQVIRDITGAREYRGLFGTDDPDGIDTAYRVIADHVRTLSFAIADGVTPNNEGRGYVVRRILRRGARYARKYFGVEIGNFFSRIVPTAVNQLGDMFPELRKKQNDVMEILDEEEISFAKTLDRGERQFEHYAQQAKVKGVDKLHGADVWRLYDTFGFPVDLTRLMAEERGLQIDDQEFEEARLKAREASKGQKKSASDAVKLDVHDLGKLEKMTDVQKTDDSAKFEKGNITAQVKAIYHGKLFHSSTEDIPDGEQLGVILDRTNFYAEQGGQENDTGKIIIDGKAELEVGDVQLYAGYVLHTGFIKYGSFAVGNEVICEYDELRRWPIRNNHTGTHILNFALRTVLGDGVEQKGSLVAAEKLRFDFSHKSAISDKELEKIEERSTEYIRQNCAVYAKEVPLATARQISGVRAVFGETYPDPVRVVSVGVEVEELLDNIKDPRWEEVSIEFCGGTHAQKTGDIKDLVILEESGIAKGIRRIIAVTGEDAHEVQRVAKNFEMRLDRLDAMPLGPIKEQEAKQIQVELNQLSISAVQKSRLRERFAKLNKQVVDGQKAQQKLEAKKALETITTYFQEPENQEKSWLVANLPISANGKAISESLNYVKSKLQGKTVYLLAADSQQGRVAHGCHVSKEMSDKGASANDWSAVVSNVVGGKAGGKGSTSIGNGLNPDKIDEAVALASAYLSRFHL; translated from the exons ATGAGTTCGGACTCAAACAGTCCTAAATGGACAAGCCAGAAAGTTCGGAATACTTTTCTTGATTATTTCAAAGAAAATGGCCATACATTCG TCCCGTCTTCTCCAGTTGCTCCTCTCTCTGATCCTACTTTACTTTTCACCAATGCGGGGATGAACCAGTTCAAGTCTATTTTCCTAGGCACTGTGGACCCCCATTCAGACTTTGCAAATTTGAAAAGTGCAGTGAACTCTCAGAAG TGTATTCGTGCAGGTGGAAAGCATAAT GACTTGGACGATGTCGGAAAGGATAGTTACCATCAT ACTTTCTTCGAGATGCTGGGCAACTGGAGCTTCGGCGATTATTTCAAAAAGGAAGCAATTCGCTATACTTGGGAACTCCTGATAAAAGTATATGGCCTGGATCCTGACCGCTTGTACGTGACCTATTTCGAGGGTAACGAAGCTGGCGGGCTAGATCCAGACCTGGAGACGAAGGAGTTGTGGCGCTCTGTTGGAGTTCGCGATGACCACATCTTGCCTGGAAACATGAAGGACAACTTCTGGGAAATGGGTGACCAAGGCCCTTGTGGACCATGCAGTGAAGTCCATTACGATCGGGTGGGCGGGCGAAATGCCGCCTATCTTGTCAACCAAGATGACCCAGACGTGCTTGAAATCTGGAATAACGTTTTTATCCAATACAACCGTGAGCCTGATCGGTCTTTGAGGCCCCTTCCGAACAAGCATGTCGACACAGGAATGGGATTCGAAAGACTCGTGTCGGTACTTCAGGATAAACCGTCAAACTACGACACCGACGTTTTCTCTCCCTTGTTTCAGGTTATTCGTGACATAACCGGAGCTCGGGAGTATCGAGGATTGTTTGGTACTGATGATCCCGATGGAATTGATACGGCCTATCGAGTAATAGCAGACCATGTCCGAACCCTATCATTTGCAATTGCAGACGGGGTGACACCAAACAACGAAGGCCGCGGATACGTCGTACGCCGTATACTGCGCAGAGGTGCCCGCTATGCCCGAAAATACTTCGGCGTTGAAATCGGAAACTTCTTTTCCCGAATCGTACCCACTGCGGTCAACCAGCTGGGCGATATGTTTCCTGAACtgagaaagaaacaaaatgATGTTATGGAAATactggatgaagaagaaatttCCTTTGCGAAGACGCTTGATCGTGGCGAGCGACAGTTCGAACATTATGCCCAGCAGGCTAAGGTGAAGGGTGTTGACAAACTTCATGGTGCCGATGTTTGGAGACTGTACGACACGTTTGGATTCCCTGTCGATTTGACTCGGCTGATGGCCGAAGAAAGGGGGCTACAGATAGACGACCAAGAATTTGAGGAAGCGCGCCTGAAGGCCAGGGAAGCAAGCAAAGGCCAAAAGAAATCTGCATCAGATGCCGTTAAGCTTGATGTTCATGACCTGGGAAAGTTGGAGAAAATGACCGACGTCCAGAAGACTGATGACTCCGCCAAGTTTGAAAAAGGCAATATTACTGCCCAGGTCAAGGCAATTTACCATGGTAAACTGTTCCATTCATCGACTGAAGACATACCGGACGGAGAACAACTCGGGGTTATCCTTGATCGCACAAACTTCTATGCCGAGCAGGGTGGCCAGGAAAATGACACAGGCAAGATAATAATTGATGGAAAAGCAGAGCTCGAAGTTGGCGATGTCCAGCTGTACGCTGGCTACGTTCTCCACACGGGATTCATCAAATATGGTTCGTTCGCCGTTGGTAACGAAGTCATTTGCGAATACGACGAATTAAGACGATGGCCGATTAGGAACAATCATACCGGGACGCATATCCTTAACTTTGCTTTAAGAACAGTCcttggtgatggtgttgaaCAAAAAGGCTCTTTGGTTGCCGCCGAAAAATTGAGGTTTGACTTTTCGCATAAATCAGCTATATCGGATAAGGAGTTGGAAAAGATCGAGGAAAGATCCACTGAATATATCCGACAGAATTGTGCTGTATATGCGAAAGAGGTACCCCTTGCAACTGCACGACAAATATCAGGCGTCCGAGCGGTCTTCGGGGAGACATACCCTGACCCTGTCCGCGTGGTTTCCGTCGGAGTAGAGGTGGAAGAACTACTCGATAATATCAAGGACCCACGTTGGGAGGAGGTCAGCATTGAATTTTGCGGTGGCACCCACGCTCAGAAAACAGGCGATATCAAGGACCTGGTTATTTTGGAAGAAAGCGGAATTGCCAAAGGCATTCGCAGAATCATCGCCGTTACTGGGGAAGACGCCCATGAAGTACAACGAGTGGCAAAGAATTTTGAGATGCGCCTTGATCGTTTGGACGCGATGCCTTTGGGTCCCATAAAGGAGCAAGAGGCAAAACAGATCCAGGTAGAGCTCAATCAGCTCTCAATATCTGCTGTCCAGAAATCGAGACTCCGGGAACGCTTTGCGAAGTTGAACAAGCAGGTTGTTGATGGACAAAAGGCGCAACAAAAACTTGAGGCTAAGAAGGCACTTGAGACGATAACCACCTACTTTCAGGAGCCTGAAAACCAAGAGAAATCTTGGCTTGTTGCGAACCTGCCGATATCCGCAAATGGAAAGGCTATTAGCGAATCACTGAACTACGTCAAGTCTAAATTACAGGGCAAGACGGTCTATCTTTTGGCAGCAGATTCCCAGCAAGGACGTGTTGCTCATGGCTGCCATGTATCCAAG GAGATGAGCGATAAAGGTGCTTCCGCGAATGACTGGTCAGCTGTTGTTTCGAATGTTGTGGGAGGAAAAGCTGGTGGAAAGGGATCCACCTCGATTGGAAATGGTCTTAACCCCGACAAAATCGATGAGGCCGTTGCGTTGGCGTCTGCTTATTTGAGCAGATTTCATTTATAG
- a CDS encoding uncharacterized protein (COG:S;~EggNog:ENOG410PSUU) has translation MAQQVDTAIQYHGKKRPAESEPEDQPLAKRFGRLHIESIANLNGLGYDESPTLTQNTPNLTDQMLLDDTKDTVYIHDIDRELAESQAQQDTISILPGVAEALLPIPKTLIAKTKSQSNELVLYQEPQSLSIPEEQDNVRRAIAETRARARQASLGFSSTSESTAKSGFGIINEKIRNHDDGDDVMDIDPVL, from the exons ATGGCGCAACAAGTTGACACGGCAATTCAATACCACGGAAAAAAGCGCCCGGCAGAAAGCGAGCCCGAAGACCAACCTTTGGCAAAAAGATTTGGACGGTTACACATAG AGTCCATTGCAAACCTCAATGGCCTAGGATATGATGAATCGCCGACACTTACACAGAACACGCCAAATTTGACTGACCAAATGCTATTGGATGACACCAAAGATACGGTTTACATCCATGATATTGATCGCGAGTTAGCAGAAAGCCAGGCCCAACAAGACACCATCAGTATCCTACCAGGAGTTGCAGAGGCACTGCTGCCTATACCGAAAACTCTTATCGCAAAAACTAAATCCCAAAGCAATGAACTTGTTCTTTACCAGGAACCCCAATCATTGTCAATACCAGAAGAACAGGACAATGTGCGGCGAGCGATAGCTGAAACGCGGGCACGGGCAAGGCAAGCAAGTTTGGGCTTTTCATCTACATCTGAGAGCACAGCTAAAAGTGGTTTTGGAATCATAAATGAAAAAATCAGGAATCATgatgatggcgatgatgttATGGACATAGACCCTGTACTCTAG
- a CDS encoding GPALPP motifs-containing protein 1 (COG:S;~EggNog:ENOG410PPNU;~InterPro:IPR022226;~PFAM:PF12572), with protein MKYNTLCFYPLPSQTMDDSRKRKLNDTADSDDGDQAHMKKSGGKRKIIGPALPSEHASWEQKISHDDDSDDSDDDIGPVLPPAGTEHTRFDNKADDAGSESLEVSFEENHHMNSRQRDEWMLQPPEESDWTSRVDPTKLRNRKFQTGRSTRGPPVANRVDSSWTENPEQKMERIRDEIMGVKASLPVKDGSSHTEPSRISDTTHERIQKYNEATRKDVAQQSGLRSSDNGDDPGMRPFDREKDMATSSSISNAQRRELLNKAADFGSRFTGGRLL; from the exons ATGAAATACAACACTCTTTGTTTTTACCCCCTTCCAAGCCAAACTATGGATGATTCCAGAAAGCGAAAGTTGAATGATACAGCAGACAGTGACGATGGTGATCAAGCCCATATGAAGAAATCTGGCGGAAAGCGAAAAATAATCGGACCAGCTTTACCCTCCGAGCATGCTTCGTGGGAACAAAAGATAAGCCATGATGACGATTCTGACGacagtgatgatgatattggACCGGTTTTACCTCCTGCTGGTACCGAGCACACTCGGTTTGATAATAAAGCTGATGATGCTGGTTCTGAGTCTTTGGAGGTGTCATTTGAGGAAAATCACCATATGAACAGCCGTCAGCGGGACGAATGGATGCTGCAGCCCCCAGAGGAATCAGATTGGACATCTAGAGTTGACCCAACTAAGCTTCGAAATCGAAAATTTCAAACAGGGAGATCGACCAGAGGTCCACCCGTAGCAAATCGCGTGGATTCGTCTTGGACAGAGAATCCGGAACAAAAGATGGAGCGCATAAGAGATGAAATAATGGGCGTCAAGGCTTCTTTGCCAGTGAAGGATGGAAGCAGCCACACAGAGCCATCCCGAATTTCTGATACAACCCATGAGAGGATACAGAAATACAAT GAGGCAACAAGGAAGGACGTGGCACAGCAATCAGGACTCAGATCGAGCGACAATGGGGATGACCCAGGCATGCGCCCCTTCGATAGGGAGAAAGATATGGCTACTTCCTCGAGCATTTCTAATGCTCAACGCAGAGAGTTGCTCAATAAAGCTGCGGATTTCGGGTCTCGTTTTACTGGAGGGAGATTACTTTGA